One stretch of Ancylobacter sp. IITR112 DNA includes these proteins:
- the traD gene encoding type IV conjugative transfer system coupling protein TraD: MHRSSSSDARKKDTREKIELGGLIVKAGLRYEKRALLLGLLIDGHRRASEDEAERTRLSAIGAEAFGHDHE; the protein is encoded by the coding sequence ATGCACAGGTCGAGCTCATCGGACGCCCGCAAGAAGGACACGCGCGAGAAGATCGAGCTCGGCGGGCTGATCGTGAAGGCGGGGCTGCGCTACGAGAAGCGCGCACTGCTTCTCGGCTTGCTGATCGACGGGCATCGCCGCGCCAGCGAGGACGAGGCCGAGCGAACGCGGCTCAGCGCCATCGGCGCGGAAGCCTTCGGGCACGATCATGAATAG
- the traC gene encoding conjugal transfer protein TraC, with amino-acid sequence MKKPSRQIREEIARLQDQLRQAETREAERIGRIALKAGLGEIEIEETALLSAFEVVAKRFRGDSGASTGRKGGAGRQPNGGASTTLAAGAPQGGDREA; translated from the coding sequence ATGAAGAAGCCGTCGCGACAGATCAGAGAGGAAATCGCCAGGCTGCAGGACCAGCTGCGGCAGGCCGAGACGCGCGAGGCCGAACGCATCGGTCGGATCGCGCTGAAGGCCGGTCTCGGCGAGATCGAGATCGAGGAGACGGCGCTGCTCTCGGCCTTCGAGGTGGTGGCGAAACGGTTTCGTGGCGACAGTGGCGCATCGACCGGGAGAAAGGGCGGCGCAGGCCGGCAGCCAAATGGCGGGGCGTCCACGACGCTCGCGGCTGGCGCGCCTCAGGGCGGCGATCGCGAGGCTTGA